One stretch of Variovorax sp. TBS-050B DNA includes these proteins:
- the fabZ gene encoding 3-hydroxyacyl-ACP dehydratase FabZ — MTTTLDIHQILKLLPHRYPFLLVDRVLDMEKGKRITALKNVTMNEPFFNGHFPHRPVMPGVLMLEAMAQAAALLSFRSLDIVPDDNTVYYFAAIDGARFKRPVEPGDQLTLEVEIERMKAGISKFKGRALVGSELACEASLMCAMRQIN; from the coding sequence ATGACGACGACGCTCGATATCCATCAGATCCTCAAGCTGCTGCCCCACCGCTATCCGTTCCTGCTGGTGGACCGCGTGCTGGACATGGAGAAGGGCAAGCGCATCACGGCGCTCAAGAACGTGACGATGAACGAGCCGTTCTTCAACGGCCATTTCCCGCACCGTCCGGTGATGCCGGGCGTGCTGATGCTGGAAGCGATGGCGCAGGCCGCGGCGCTGCTGTCGTTCCGTTCGCTCGACATCGTGCCGGACGACAACACGGTCTACTACTTCGCCGCCATCGACGGCGCGCGCTTCAAGCGCCCCGTGGAGCCCGGCGACCAGCTCACGCTCGAGGTCGAGATCGAGCGCATGAAGGCCGGCATCTCCAAGTTCAAGGGCCGTGCGCTCGTGGGCAGCGAGCTGGCCTGCGAGGCCTCGCTGATGTGCGCGATGCGCCAGATCAACTGA
- the lpxA gene encoding acyl-ACP--UDP-N-acetylglucosamine O-acyltransferase, producing MTQVHPTAIVDPRAELDPTVAVGPYAVIGPHVRVGAGTTIGAHCVIEGHTTIGRDNRIFQFSSLGAIPQDKKYAGEPTQLTIGDRNTVREFCTFNLGTVQDVGVTRIGDDNWIMAYVHIAHDCQVGNQVTMANNATLAGHVEIGDWATIGGLTGILQRMRIGAHAMVGFQSNVDKDVPPYMVVDGSPLAVRGVNLVGLRRREFSAERIGAIRDMHKLLYRQGKTLEEARAGIAALAAQVPDAAADVALMDGFLATSTRGIAR from the coding sequence ATGACGCAGGTTCATCCGACGGCCATCGTCGACCCCAGGGCCGAACTCGACCCGACGGTCGCGGTCGGTCCCTACGCCGTGATCGGTCCGCACGTGCGGGTGGGTGCCGGCACGACCATCGGCGCGCACTGCGTGATCGAGGGCCACACCACGATCGGGCGCGACAACCGGATCTTCCAGTTCTCCTCGCTCGGCGCGATCCCGCAGGACAAGAAGTACGCCGGCGAGCCGACGCAGCTCACGATCGGCGACCGCAACACGGTGCGCGAGTTCTGCACCTTCAACCTCGGCACCGTGCAGGACGTGGGCGTCACGCGCATCGGCGACGACAACTGGATCATGGCCTACGTGCACATCGCGCACGACTGCCAGGTCGGCAACCAGGTCACGATGGCCAACAACGCCACGCTCGCCGGCCACGTCGAGATCGGCGACTGGGCCACCATCGGCGGACTGACCGGCATCCTGCAGCGCATGCGCATCGGCGCCCATGCCATGGTCGGTTTCCAGAGCAACGTCGACAAGGACGTGCCGCCCTACATGGTGGTCGACGGCAGCCCGCTCGCGGTGCGCGGCGTCAATCTCGTCGGCCTGCGCCGGCGCGAGTTCTCCGCCGAGCGCATCGGCGCGATCCGCGACATGCACAAGCTCCTGTACCGCCAGGGCAAGACGCTCGAGGAGGCGCGCGCCGGCATCGCCGCGCTGGCCGCACAGGTGCCCGATGCCGCGGCCGACGTGGCGCTGATGGACGGCTTTCTCGCCACTTCGACGCGCGGCATCGCGCGCTGA
- the lpxB gene encoding lipid-A-disaccharide synthase, whose product MTSNAQRRFALVAGEASGDLLAGLLLDGLQARWPALQTMGIGGPRMLAHGFQSWWPQEKLAVRGYIEVLRHYAEIAGIRRQLKARLLREWPELFIGVDAPDFNLDLEAGLRSRGMKTVHFVCPSIWAWRADRIEKIRAAADHVLCIFPFEPALLEAQGVQGSYVGHPLANVIPMTPDRAAARAALGLAPDAQVVALLPGSRRSEVRYLAARFFAAAALMLKAKPALQFVAPILPGLRVEVEALLQASGAAGRVTLLDGQSHAALAACDATLIASGTATLEAALFKRPMVIAYNMNSLTWRLMQRKQLQPWVGLPNILSNEFVVPELLQEAATPEALARATLDWLDAPEKTEALQQRFSALHVQLQRDTPTLCADAIQKVLEG is encoded by the coding sequence ATGACATCCAACGCGCAGCGTCGCTTCGCGCTGGTCGCCGGCGAAGCCTCCGGCGACCTGCTCGCCGGCCTGCTGCTCGATGGCCTGCAGGCGCGCTGGCCCGCATTGCAGACCATGGGCATCGGCGGTCCCCGGATGCTTGCGCACGGCTTCCAGAGCTGGTGGCCGCAAGAGAAGCTCGCGGTCCGGGGCTACATCGAGGTGCTGCGCCATTACGCCGAGATCGCCGGCATCCGCCGCCAGCTCAAGGCGCGGCTGCTGCGCGAATGGCCCGAGCTCTTCATCGGCGTCGACGCGCCCGATTTCAACCTCGACCTCGAGGCCGGCCTGCGCAGCCGCGGCATGAAGACGGTGCATTTCGTCTGCCCCTCGATCTGGGCCTGGCGCGCCGACCGCATCGAAAAGATCCGTGCCGCGGCGGACCATGTGCTGTGCATCTTTCCATTCGAGCCCGCGCTGCTCGAGGCGCAGGGCGTGCAGGGCAGCTACGTCGGCCATCCGCTCGCCAACGTGATCCCGATGACGCCCGACCGCGCCGCGGCCCGCGCGGCCCTGGGCCTGGCGCCGGATGCGCAGGTCGTGGCGCTGCTGCCCGGCAGCCGGCGCTCCGAAGTGCGCTATCTGGCCGCGCGATTCTTCGCGGCCGCTGCGCTGATGCTGAAGGCAAAGCCGGCGCTGCAGTTCGTGGCGCCCATCCTGCCGGGGCTGCGCGTGGAGGTCGAGGCGCTGCTGCAGGCCAGCGGCGCGGCCGGCCGCGTGACGCTGCTCGACGGCCAGTCGCATGCGGCGCTGGCCGCCTGCGATGCCACGCTGATCGCGAGCGGCACCGCCACGCTGGAGGCCGCGCTGTTCAAGCGGCCGATGGTCATCGCCTACAACATGAATTCGCTCACCTGGCGGCTGATGCAGCGCAAGCAACTCCAGCCCTGGGTCGGCCTGCCGAACATCCTTTCCAACGAGTTCGTGGTGCCCGAGCTGCTGCAGGAGGCCGCGACGCCCGAGGCACTGGCCCGCGCCACGCTCGACTGGCTCGACGCGCCCGAGAAGACCGAGGCGCTGCAACAAAGATTTTCAGCGCTGCACGTGCAACTGCAGCGCGATACGCCGACACTTTGCGCCGATGCGATCCAGAAAGTTCTTGAAGGCTGA
- the lpxD gene encoding UDP-3-O-(3-hydroxymyristoyl)glucosamine N-acyltransferase: MSLQLGAIVSALGGELHGDPALSIERLAPLQNAEPDALSFLSHPKYQQELAASRAGCVIVGPAMREAAAARGAFILTPDPYLYFARLTQLWKAHHARPEADRIHPSAVVHPEATVDPTARIGALCVVERGARIGAGTVLKSRVTVSEDCVIGERCLLHPGVVIGADGFGLAPHAGAWVKIEQLGAVRIGDDVEIGANTCIDRGALDDTVIEDGVKLDNLIQIGHNVRVGKHTAMAGCVGVAGSATIGAHCTFGGGAIVLGHLTVADGVHVSAATVVTRSIHKAGQYTGMFPIDDNASWEKNAATLKQLHGLRERLKALEKAPEKK; the protein is encoded by the coding sequence GTGTCGTTGCAGCTCGGAGCCATCGTCAGCGCCCTGGGGGGTGAACTCCACGGCGACCCGGCGCTGTCGATCGAGCGGCTCGCGCCGCTGCAGAACGCCGAGCCCGATGCGCTCAGCTTCCTGAGCCATCCCAAGTACCAGCAGGAACTCGCGGCCTCCCGGGCCGGCTGCGTGATCGTCGGCCCCGCCATGCGCGAGGCCGCGGCCGCACGCGGCGCCTTCATCCTCACGCCCGACCCCTACCTCTATTTCGCCCGCCTCACGCAGCTGTGGAAGGCGCACCATGCGCGGCCCGAGGCCGATCGCATCCATCCCTCGGCCGTGGTCCATCCCGAAGCAACCGTCGATCCGACGGCACGCATCGGCGCCTTGTGCGTGGTGGAGCGGGGCGCACGCATCGGCGCGGGCACGGTGCTCAAGTCGCGCGTCACGGTCAGCGAGGACTGCGTGATCGGCGAACGCTGCCTGCTGCATCCCGGCGTGGTGATCGGCGCCGACGGCTTCGGCCTTGCGCCGCATGCGGGTGCCTGGGTCAAGATCGAGCAGCTCGGCGCGGTGCGCATCGGCGATGACGTCGAGATCGGTGCCAACACCTGCATCGACCGCGGCGCGCTCGACGACACGGTGATCGAGGACGGCGTCAAGCTCGACAACCTGATCCAGATCGGCCACAACGTGCGCGTGGGCAAGCACACGGCCATGGCGGGCTGCGTCGGCGTGGCGGGCAGCGCGACCATCGGCGCGCACTGCACCTTCGGCGGCGGCGCGATCGTGCTGGGCCATCTCACGGTGGCGGACGGCGTTCACGTGTCGGCCGCGACGGTGGTCACCCGCTCGATCCACAAGGCCGGCCAGTACACCGGCATGTTCCCCATCGACGACAATGCGAGCTGGGAAAAGAATGCTGCAACGCTGAAGCAGTTGCACGGCCTGCGCGAACGACTCAAGGCGCTGGAGAAGGCTCCCGAGAAAAAGTGA
- a CDS encoding OmpH family outer membrane protein, producing the protein MKHLIRAAAGALLIPVFALAAAPAHAQETFRIGFVNPDRVLREAQPAKNAQAKLEAEFLKREKDLTTQGEALKTASERFEREAPTLSESQRTARQRALVEQDRDFQRRRREFQEDLNARKNEELQQVYERANRVVKQVAEAEKYDAILQEAIYINPKHDITDKVIKALNATTTSSAPAGGK; encoded by the coding sequence ATGAAGCATTTGATCCGCGCCGCCGCTGGCGCGTTGTTGATTCCCGTCTTCGCGCTGGCTGCCGCGCCTGCCCACGCGCAGGAGACCTTCCGCATCGGTTTCGTGAATCCGGACCGCGTGCTGCGCGAGGCCCAGCCCGCGAAGAATGCGCAGGCGAAGCTGGAGGCCGAGTTCCTCAAGCGCGAGAAAGACCTCACGACGCAGGGCGAAGCGCTCAAGACCGCCTCCGAGCGGTTCGAGCGCGAGGCGCCCACGCTCTCCGAAAGCCAGCGCACCGCGCGCCAGCGTGCGCTGGTCGAGCAGGACCGCGACTTCCAGCGCCGTCGCCGCGAGTTCCAGGAAGACCTCAACGCGCGCAAGAACGAAGAGCTCCAGCAGGTCTACGAACGCGCCAACCGCGTCGTGAAGCAGGTGGCCGAGGCCGAGAAGTACGACGCGATCCTGCAGGAAGCGATCTACATCAACCCGAAGCACGACATCACGGACAAGGTGATCAAGGCGCTCAACGCCACGACCACTTCCTCCGCGCCAGCGGGCGGCAAGTAA